Proteins from a genomic interval of Paenibacillus sp. FSL R5-0623:
- a CDS encoding oxidoreductase: MVIGATGLVGELLVQNLLEHPAYSLVRVLARRPLELQHPKLEQHVVDWEQLESHDHLFDGIDDLYCCLGTTIKKAGSQDNFRQVDYHYPVRAATIAKRHGVSQMLVISSMGASAGSRVFYSRTKGEMEDALSDIGLPSLHIFRPSLILGDRNEKRFGEQMAAHAMKFLDRWMKGRADKYRAVHAATIAQAMTNIALVQAKGNHVYANEVIHVLGADGG; the protein is encoded by the coding sequence ATGGTGATTGGAGCCACCGGGCTTGTAGGCGAATTACTGGTTCAGAATCTGCTGGAGCACCCGGCATACAGCCTGGTTCGCGTTCTGGCTAGACGTCCGCTTGAGCTGCAACATCCCAAACTGGAACAGCATGTGGTGGATTGGGAACAGCTGGAGAGCCACGACCACTTATTCGACGGAATCGATGACCTGTACTGTTGTTTGGGTACAACGATCAAAAAAGCAGGCAGTCAGGACAATTTCCGTCAGGTGGACTATCATTACCCGGTTCGTGCAGCTACGATTGCGAAGCGACATGGTGTATCACAGATGCTGGTGATCTCCTCCATGGGAGCGAGTGCAGGTTCCAGAGTCTTTTACAGTCGGACCAAGGGGGAAATGGAGGATGCATTGTCAGATATCGGTTTACCGTCATTGCATATCTTCCGTCCTTCCTTAATTCTGGGAGATCGAAACGAGAAGCGGTTCGGTGAGCAGATGGCTGCCCATGCCATGAAGTTTCTGGATCGCTGGATGAAAGGCAGAGCGGACAAATACCGGGCGGTCCACGCCGCAACCATTGCACAGGCCATGACAAATATTGCACTGGTGCAAGCCAAGGGAAACCATGTGTATGCGAATGAAGTCATTCATGTCCTTGGCGCGGACGGAGGTTAA
- a CDS encoding response regulator, giving the protein MKALLVDDEKHVRDAIRLLGHWEEFGIDTLLEAADGDEAIAAITAHQPQIILSDMRMPGKDGMALLEWISAHTPHSKVLVISGYDDFELVRHAIRHGGMDYLLKPVEADELNASLLKAVTAWEEEDAIRIQSTRQSIVVNRMRPHYQDRLLTELAVGRGSSPSHMQRLQDELNLPCLIPVCSVAVTSLSHLDADCLAKYRSQPDLLVFSVLNIGAEMLSTPDEGVMFRQLDQPDEIVLLHWGPSTSLEHILNKVNQGLEQTIQRRLHFGISTCESYPGGIAAAYLEASSRLWRRNAVQIKQRIHASVESSNGNKIRRLTAHEEPLRMAAMSCRASSVSAAVAEWLDPITDLEVVSAEQIQQWIDELEWMLSRWLDDTAGSSFKEEEVTEEQSIPFAELPLDAEGLLSFPLLRSLLEQRLLAAGKALTAHHHANPDPMSEIARYMDAHYQEDLSLQQIAARFYLSREYISRKFKQQFGLNWSEYLGKLRINNAKLLLQNPSLRVAKISEMVGFQDEKYFSKVFKKMEGITPAEYRKTLLEAGT; this is encoded by the coding sequence ATGAAGGCACTGCTTGTAGATGATGAAAAACATGTCCGCGATGCCATAAGGTTGCTTGGTCATTGGGAAGAGTTTGGCATTGATACATTACTTGAAGCAGCAGACGGGGATGAAGCCATCGCCGCCATCACGGCACATCAACCTCAAATCATACTCAGTGACATGCGTATGCCGGGAAAGGACGGTATGGCATTGCTTGAATGGATATCGGCTCATACCCCACACAGCAAGGTGCTGGTCATTAGTGGATATGACGATTTTGAACTTGTAAGGCATGCAATCAGACATGGTGGCATGGACTACCTCCTGAAACCTGTGGAAGCAGATGAGCTGAATGCATCTCTATTAAAGGCCGTTACAGCTTGGGAAGAGGAGGACGCCATTCGGATACAATCCACCAGGCAATCCATTGTTGTTAATCGAATGCGCCCCCACTACCAGGATCGACTGCTCACCGAACTTGCCGTCGGAAGAGGCAGCAGCCCTTCACACATGCAGCGATTGCAGGATGAGTTAAATCTCCCCTGTCTAATCCCTGTCTGTAGTGTCGCTGTCACCAGCCTGTCCCACCTGGATGCAGATTGTCTGGCAAAATACCGCAGTCAACCGGACCTGCTTGTGTTCTCCGTGCTCAATATCGGTGCCGAGATGTTATCCACACCAGACGAAGGCGTAATGTTTCGTCAGTTGGATCAACCGGACGAGATTGTTCTGCTGCATTGGGGTCCATCCACTTCATTGGAACATATTCTGAACAAGGTCAATCAGGGATTGGAGCAGACGATTCAGCGCCGGCTTCATTTTGGCATCTCCACCTGTGAGTCTTACCCTGGCGGAATCGCAGCTGCCTATCTGGAAGCAAGTTCAAGGTTGTGGCGACGTAATGCTGTGCAAATTAAACAGCGAATCCATGCCTCAGTGGAATCATCAAATGGGAATAAAATCAGGCGTTTAACCGCCCATGAAGAACCCCTGCGTATGGCAGCCATGAGTTGCCGAGCTTCCAGTGTATCTGCTGCGGTCGCCGAGTGGCTTGACCCGATTACTGATCTTGAGGTTGTCAGTGCTGAGCAGATCCAGCAATGGATCGATGAGCTGGAATGGATGCTGAGCCGCTGGCTTGATGATACGGCAGGTTCTTCATTCAAAGAGGAAGAAGTGACGGAGGAACAGTCTATTCCCTTTGCCGAGTTACCTTTGGACGCTGAAGGACTGTTATCCTTCCCCCTGCTTCGTTCATTATTGGAACAACGACTGCTTGCCGCAGGAAAGGCGCTCACCGCTCACCACCACGCCAATCCTGATCCCATGAGTGAGATTGCACGTTATATGGACGCCCATTATCAGGAGGACCTGTCCTTACAGCAGATTGCCGCGCGTTTCTATCTGAGCCGGGAGTATATCTCCCGCAAGTTCAAACAGCAATTTGGTCTGAACTGGTCGGAATATTTGGGCAAACTGCGGATCAATAACGCCAAGCTGTTACTGCAAAATCCTTCCCTGCGAGTCGCTAAAATATCGGAGATGGTTGGATTCCAGGACGAAAAGTATTTCAGCAAAGTGTTCAAAAAGATGGAGGGCATCACGCCAGCAGAATATCGTAAAACATTATTGGAGGCGGGTACGTAA
- a CDS encoding phosphatase PAP2 family protein, whose product MQLLKSKSYWLSLSLMLSLAVMGLFYDILNSPERGFVVLDSPLDRIIPYVPGMSIPYLGWYPFVFGVLAYLCAKDRLTYYRVLLSMNICVWICYLIYFNFQTMVPRPELTGTGLGASVLGWLYSQDRPYNCFPSIHSLHSYLVMRAVLSVPSIRKPIKILVVAGAATIIVSTLMIKQHVIYDALGAVILGECVLTIITGLALHRRRRKESKWTEGIN is encoded by the coding sequence GTGCAATTGTTAAAAAGCAAATCCTATTGGCTGTCATTGAGTTTAATGCTGTCTTTGGCCGTCATGGGGCTGTTCTATGATATTCTTAATAGTCCAGAACGCGGGTTCGTAGTGCTTGATTCGCCGCTCGACCGGATCATTCCCTACGTGCCTGGCATGTCCATTCCATATTTGGGCTGGTACCCGTTTGTATTCGGTGTGCTCGCCTACCTGTGTGCCAAGGATCGACTGACGTACTACCGCGTCTTGTTATCCATGAATATCTGTGTCTGGATCTGTTATCTGATCTACTTCAACTTTCAGACCATGGTACCGCGCCCGGAACTGACGGGTACTGGCTTGGGAGCATCTGTTCTCGGATGGCTCTACAGCCAGGATCGTCCTTATAATTGTTTTCCAAGTATTCATTCTCTTCACTCTTATCTGGTTATGCGTGCCGTTCTCTCGGTTCCAAGCATCCGCAAACCCATCAAGATTTTGGTAGTCGCCGGGGCAGCAACCATTATAGTATCCACGCTAATGATTAAACAACACGTGATCTATGACGCCTTGGGTGCAGTCATACTCGGCGAATGCGTTCTCACCATCATAACAGGCCTCGCTCTACACCGCAGACGCAGAAAAGAATCGAAGTGGACAGAGGGGATCAACTGA
- a CDS encoding tryptophan-rich sensory protein: MSRNNPYKWLNAIGFIAVIIVNYLSNALPIGGKTNKEVSDMYPVLLTPSGYAFAIWGLIYLLLAGFVIYQFVPASWKRDSITRLGYWFLASCAFNVAWIFAFQNLQTGLALLIIVLLLLSLIVLYVKTRTITVPTTAEIWLVKLPFSIYLGWVSVATIVNAAVLLYKIGWDGFGLSEPTWTIIMLIVGMVLAVLVSFRYRDSIYPLVFTWAYIAIALKQKDVTSVYYTAIIIAIVLAIYAVWLFFARNQDRD, translated from the coding sequence ATGTCACGTAACAATCCGTACAAGTGGTTAAACGCCATTGGTTTTATCGCTGTAATTATCGTGAATTACCTCTCCAACGCTCTGCCAATCGGGGGCAAGACCAATAAAGAAGTATCGGATATGTATCCTGTGCTGCTCACACCTTCTGGCTATGCATTCGCTATATGGGGTTTGATCTACTTGCTGTTGGCAGGGTTTGTGATCTATCAGTTCGTGCCCGCTTCCTGGAAAAGGGACTCAATTACCCGTCTCGGGTACTGGTTCCTGGCAAGTTGTGCCTTCAACGTAGCCTGGATTTTTGCTTTTCAAAACTTGCAAACTGGTCTCGCCTTACTGATCATTGTACTGCTTCTATTGTCCTTGATCGTGCTGTATGTAAAAACACGTACTATCACCGTGCCAACCACTGCTGAGATCTGGCTTGTGAAGCTACCATTCAGCATCTACCTCGGATGGGTTAGCGTGGCAACGATTGTCAATGCAGCTGTACTGTTATATAAAATTGGCTGGGATGGTTTTGGTCTCAGCGAACCGACCTGGACGATCATCATGCTGATTGTCGGTATGGTGCTGGCTGTACTCGTTAGTTTCCGTTATCGCGATAGCATATACCCACTTGTATTCACATGGGCGTATATCGCCATTGCACTTAAACAAAAGGATGTCACTTCCGTATATTATACGGCAATCATCATTGCGATCGTACTAGCGATCTATGCGGTATGGTTGTTCTTCGCCCGTAATCAGGATCGTGATTGA
- a CDS encoding ATP-binding protein, with translation MQFSKMFVLNMGMLITIAYLASVFYKYVVIRTSSRVKQISSVLVLIFAGWISTVFGFQLTDEVVFDLRYVPLIVAVLTYRQPYSVIIVGIGIGLSRLTFGITDATLAAVLNMSILGVICAGLNIWMRRSDYRLIIKGILVTVIVNVVNSVNIAIVGVIPATYFFSHIMPYTLPTGIFLSLIFVFILRDFQNEQNRILLIQSTNRLLSVQKEELQKAQIVLEDRAKQLMIASQYKSEFLANMSHELRTPLNSVINFAQMISENADTMDQEDIVRFANMIDHSGQELLTLINDILDLSKVEAGRLDIVLEDISVAQLTEDAMSHFQLVAEKKGIQLQMDKKPGLPDTLWSDPQRVQQILRNLMSNAIKFTHRGKVTLTVSTKQIKNEGIQNRWLIFSVQDTGIGISEDKHHSIFEAFQQADGSISRKFGGTGLGLSISRDLARLLGGSIELESTEGKGSTFYLYLPLDREKMS, from the coding sequence ATGCAATTTTCAAAAATGTTCGTATTGAATATGGGGATGCTTATTACCATTGCATATCTTGCCAGTGTGTTCTATAAATATGTCGTAATACGTACCTCTTCCCGAGTGAAACAGATCAGTTCAGTGCTTGTCCTTATATTTGCAGGCTGGATCAGTACGGTTTTTGGGTTTCAACTCACCGATGAAGTGGTCTTTGATCTTCGATATGTTCCTTTAATTGTTGCCGTTCTAACGTATAGACAGCCCTATAGCGTAATCATCGTGGGTATTGGAATCGGGTTGTCGAGGCTGACTTTTGGCATCACGGATGCTACATTGGCGGCAGTACTTAACATGTCTATTTTGGGCGTGATCTGTGCAGGTCTGAATATATGGATGAGACGCAGCGACTACAGGCTAATTATTAAAGGAATCCTTGTTACAGTTATCGTCAATGTGGTCAATAGTGTAAACATTGCTATCGTTGGTGTGATCCCGGCTACATATTTCTTTTCACACATTATGCCTTACACACTCCCCACAGGCATTTTTCTGAGTCTTATTTTTGTATTTATTTTACGTGATTTTCAGAATGAACAGAATCGTATTTTACTGATCCAGAGTACAAACCGGCTATTGTCTGTGCAAAAGGAAGAGTTACAGAAAGCCCAGATTGTACTGGAGGATCGAGCGAAACAATTGATGATTGCCTCACAGTACAAATCCGAATTTCTCGCCAATATGTCCCATGAACTGCGTACACCGCTCAATAGTGTCATTAACTTTGCCCAGATGATCAGTGAGAATGCTGACACGATGGATCAGGAGGATATTGTACGTTTTGCCAATATGATCGACCACTCCGGGCAGGAACTGCTGACGCTCATTAACGATATTCTGGATCTTTCCAAAGTAGAAGCGGGGCGGCTTGATATTGTACTGGAGGATATCAGTGTTGCACAACTTACAGAAGATGCCATGAGCCATTTTCAGCTTGTTGCCGAGAAAAAAGGTATTCAGTTGCAAATGGATAAGAAACCGGGATTGCCCGATACGCTCTGGTCTGATCCCCAGCGGGTTCAACAGATTTTGCGGAATCTGATGTCCAATGCCATCAAGTTCACTCACCGGGGGAAGGTCACGCTGACCGTAAGCACCAAGCAGATTAAGAATGAAGGTATTCAGAATCGATGGCTTATTTTCTCCGTTCAGGACACAGGTATTGGTATTTCTGAGGACAAGCATCATTCCATATTTGAAGCATTTCAGCAGGCTGACGGGTCGATTAGTCGGAAATTTGGCGGTACCGGACTAGGCCTGTCGATCAGTCGGGATTTAGCGAGATTACTGGGGGGATCGATTGAACTTGAGAGCACTGAAGGTAAAGGAAGCACCTTCTATCTCTATCTCCCGTTGGACCGTGAAAAAATGAGTTGA
- a CDS encoding sugar ABC transporter permease, translated as MKHRKSSQLLQQLVFVGPSIVFFILIIVVPFLLGMVYSFTDWNGVSENINWVGFDNFVHVFANDPKFQTAFWFTVRFTVVGVVLTNVIGFFLAYFLTKPLKTRNILRTIFFMPNVIGGLLLGFIWQFIFVKGFSAVGDVTGWSFFNLPWLGDEPTAFWGIVIVFVWQTAGYLMVIYISSLTNVSPDLLEAAEIDGASRWQVLRSIILPLIMPGVTICLFLAISWSFKMFDLNLSLTKGGPFGSTESVALNIYNEAFVNNRYGIGTAKALVFFVIVAIITMIQVRLTKSKEVEA; from the coding sequence ATGAAGCATCGCAAATCTTCACAGCTGTTACAGCAGCTTGTGTTCGTGGGTCCCTCCATCGTGTTTTTTATTCTCATCATCGTGGTCCCTTTCCTGCTTGGCATGGTGTATTCCTTCACGGACTGGAACGGGGTATCCGAGAACATTAATTGGGTAGGGTTTGATAACTTCGTGCATGTTTTTGCGAATGATCCGAAGTTCCAAACGGCGTTTTGGTTTACGGTGCGCTTCACCGTGGTTGGTGTAGTACTGACCAATGTGATTGGCTTTTTCCTGGCGTATTTCCTGACCAAACCGCTCAAGACGAGAAACATTCTGCGTACGATCTTTTTTATGCCTAACGTGATCGGTGGGTTGTTGCTTGGCTTTATCTGGCAGTTCATATTTGTGAAAGGGTTTTCAGCAGTAGGCGATGTAACCGGCTGGTCCTTCTTCAATCTTCCTTGGCTGGGAGACGAACCAACTGCCTTCTGGGGAATCGTGATTGTGTTTGTATGGCAGACCGCAGGATATCTGATGGTCATCTACATCTCATCTCTGACAAATGTATCCCCTGATCTACTGGAAGCTGCCGAGATTGATGGGGCAAGTCGCTGGCAGGTACTGCGGAGCATCATTCTTCCGCTCATTATGCCAGGTGTAACGATCTGTCTGTTCCTGGCGATCTCCTGGTCGTTCAAAATGTTCGATCTCAATCTGTCGCTGACCAAAGGTGGACCATTCGGATCAACAGAATCGGTTGCACTTAATATTTACAATGAAGCCTTTGTAAATAACAGATATGGCATCGGAACCGCCAAAGCACTCGTGTTCTTCGTAATCGTTGCCATCATCACCATGATTCAGGTACGTCTGACGAAGAGCAAGGAGGTAGAAGCCTAA
- a CDS encoding RidA family protein, which produces MKKPISTDQAPGAIGPYSQAVDAGDFIYTSGQLGLNPQTGEFGADVQEQTRLSLSNVKAILEAAGTSMDKIVKTTVFLKDMNDFVPVNEVYSTFFEEPYPARSAVEVARLPKDALVEIEVIALK; this is translated from the coding sequence ATGAAAAAACCAATCTCTACCGATCAGGCACCAGGCGCCATTGGTCCATACAGTCAAGCCGTTGATGCAGGCGATTTCATCTACACTTCCGGGCAACTTGGCCTGAATCCTCAAACGGGAGAATTCGGTGCAGATGTACAGGAGCAGACACGTCTGTCCTTGAGCAATGTGAAGGCTATTCTTGAAGCAGCAGGCACAAGTATGGATAAAATCGTGAAAACGACGGTGTTCTTGAAGGATATGAACGATTTTGTTCCTGTGAATGAAGTCTATAGCACGTTCTTTGAAGAGCCGTATCCTGCACGCAGTGCAGTGGAAGTTGCTCGTTTGCCAAAAGATGCACTGGTGGAGATAGAAGTTATTGCCCTGAAATAG
- a CDS encoding bile acid:sodium symporter: protein MLTRETMERQQTWFYVVALFLGAAIGLNNPIWGDVLHYTVSPVLAVLLYSMFVQIPFLQLKESWSNLRFMGALLVANFIVVPVVVWLLTLVFPQSPGVLIGVYLVLLTPCIDYVIVFTQLGRGNEKLMLAATPLLFVIQMILLPFYLWLLMGTEVAQIMQVGPFVEAFLFLVVIPLLLAVVTQVLSRDKASGEQVMNATAWLPVPMMALALIVVVASQIGKVYNDMAIIVNVIPIYVAFLTIMPWISRIIANCFRLNTGAGRALIFSSATRNSLVVLPLALALPPQWATIAAAVIVTQTIVELGGELIYIRLVPAVILRDR from the coding sequence ATGCTCACAAGAGAAACGATGGAGCGACAGCAAACCTGGTTCTATGTAGTTGCATTGTTTTTAGGAGCAGCGATAGGGCTGAATAATCCGATATGGGGGGATGTTTTACACTACACTGTGTCTCCGGTTCTTGCCGTTCTGTTATACAGCATGTTTGTACAGATTCCCTTTTTACAGTTAAAAGAGTCCTGGTCGAATCTTCGATTTATGGGGGCGCTACTGGTGGCTAATTTTATCGTAGTACCTGTAGTTGTATGGTTGCTCACACTTGTCTTTCCGCAATCACCAGGCGTTCTGATCGGAGTCTATCTGGTACTGTTAACGCCCTGTATTGATTACGTCATTGTGTTCACACAACTCGGCAGGGGCAATGAGAAGCTGATGCTCGCCGCAACACCTCTTTTATTTGTTATACAAATGATCTTGTTGCCGTTTTATTTATGGCTATTGATGGGTACCGAGGTGGCGCAGATCATGCAGGTAGGGCCGTTTGTGGAGGCTTTTCTGTTCCTGGTCGTTATTCCACTGCTGCTTGCTGTCGTTACACAAGTTCTCTCAAGAGATAAAGCGAGCGGGGAGCAGGTCATGAATGCGACGGCATGGCTGCCAGTTCCAATGATGGCACTTGCGCTGATCGTGGTTGTCGCTTCCCAGATTGGCAAAGTCTACAATGATATGGCGATTATCGTGAACGTGATCCCGATCTACGTTGCTTTTCTGACCATTATGCCTTGGATATCTCGGATCATTGCTAATTGTTTTCGATTGAATACAGGCGCAGGGCGAGCGTTAATTTTCAGTTCAGCCACACGAAATTCGCTGGTTGTTCTGCCGCTAGCGCTGGCACTCCCACCACAATGGGCAACCATTGCTGCGGCAGTCATCGTTACACAGACGATCGTGGAGCTTGGAGGGGAGCTAATCTACATTCGACTTGTACCTGCGGTGATTTTGCGGGACCGGTGA
- a CDS encoding MFS transporter, with product MLGGPFLTGFLLYLGAGSRHIGFVLAITTFVNIAQIGAAYWMQRIRSRKRMLLLFVGTHRILWSATGLIPFIFPKEWWVSVYIGVYTVAFISNTIGGMIWTSLIGDIVPAKVRGRYFGIRNTILNALGSVCLFAGGIVLDRYPGEMGFLILFIPVWICAIANTVIYFFYPDVPFERSTEKVFWRMFIKPFQDRSFLKATLFLAAWLLIQTLIVPLYSYVMLDLLNINYQTVSLITVVQTLVMMAGFYVWGNLNARFSNKTLLFWTLPVIALSCLSWGLMSFMPVLIALFLSHIFLGIGVGGFNQLAFNFTIGDTPKSERPMFVAVYSALTGVTSFLGPLLGGWLYEKMETWSDALAWISAYGFQVGVGVVMLILTFTLGRRVLLK from the coding sequence TTGCTGGGAGGCCCGTTTTTAACCGGATTTCTGCTGTACCTTGGGGCCGGGTCGAGACATATCGGCTTTGTGCTCGCGATTACCACGTTTGTGAACATTGCCCAGATCGGAGCAGCTTACTGGATGCAGCGCATTCGCAGCCGAAAACGCATGTTGCTGTTATTTGTGGGCACACATCGTATCTTATGGAGTGCCACGGGACTGATTCCGTTTATATTCCCCAAAGAGTGGTGGGTAAGTGTATATATTGGCGTATACACGGTTGCTTTTATATCAAATACCATCGGCGGTATGATCTGGACTTCACTAATTGGCGATATCGTACCTGCCAAGGTGAGAGGGCGTTATTTTGGAATTCGAAATACGATTCTGAATGCTCTTGGAAGCGTATGCTTATTCGCAGGCGGTATTGTTTTGGACCGTTACCCGGGAGAAATGGGCTTTCTGATCCTGTTTATTCCGGTGTGGATCTGTGCCATTGCCAATACAGTCATCTATTTCTTCTATCCGGATGTTCCCTTTGAACGTTCTACCGAAAAGGTTTTCTGGCGGATGTTTATCAAGCCGTTCCAGGATCGTTCTTTCCTGAAAGCAACGCTGTTCCTGGCTGCTTGGTTATTGATCCAGACCTTGATTGTTCCGCTCTATTCCTATGTGATGCTTGATCTGCTGAATATCAATTATCAGACCGTATCCCTGATCACGGTAGTCCAGACGCTGGTCATGATGGCCGGGTTCTATGTCTGGGGCAATCTGAATGCCAGATTCAGCAACAAAACCCTCTTATTTTGGACATTGCCCGTCATTGCACTCTCCTGTTTGTCGTGGGGGTTAATGTCGTTCATGCCCGTATTGATCGCACTATTTCTATCTCATATTTTCCTTGGGATCGGTGTAGGTGGATTTAACCAGCTGGCATTTAACTTTACGATTGGAGACACACCCAAAAGTGAAAGACCGATGTTTGTCGCGGTATATTCGGCTCTGACCGGAGTAACTTCGTTTCTTGGGCCGTTGTTGGGCGGCTGGTTGTATGAAAAGATGGAAACCTGGTCCGATGCGCTCGCCTGGATCTCAGCCTATGGATTTCAGGTGGGGGTTGGTGTCGTGATGCTGATTCTGACATTTACCCTTGGACGTCGTGTACTGTTAAAATAG
- a CDS encoding sensor histidine kinase — protein sequence MSKYYSIRTKLIAFMLIATTLPLLASISMTFIQTKTALREQAVEENKRLIYQASTNLNNYVDNVARASLAVYNDPNFLRNLAKIPGDYRAVAEVYTTLQTIRAAVPDVFQLYLHSFAANQSTLITNPFPKREERKQAYSGSLHGKTGGDSPDIWVESAHMSHTYGFKAASPDDPARTVITLHRVIKDIPSIERLGVLAIDLNMNTIAAICGRLYDPAKEQIYVVDGQNQIIYQGRSEVNHTDALREETASELNIARSSAGTAQNVAGHFEQDRSMYVYQQLGSTYADWTIVKQIPNETLYARATTLTWNNAMIAIAALVLVIVATLFISIRITGPLKQLMRYMNQIQAGRLHVDIHLSSRDEFGVLARHFRDMMDTVNNLILREYRLEIANKTNQLKALQAQIHPHFLYNTLQSIGTLALQQQGQRAYTLLSSLSKMLRYSMRDQTCVTLREEAEHARLYLELQQERFGDRLEVDLDFAEDTLSVEMPRMTLQPLIENYFKHGADIQPGKGHISLSSRRINDHWIEIELNNNGPSIPEDKLLEIRGWLHQSHTTTGLSIQESDESESIGLRNVIRRLQLNSHPGHSARLEINNREPNGVKITVKLYAGE from the coding sequence ATGTCCAAATACTACAGTATACGCACCAAATTGATTGCCTTTATGCTCATTGCTACCACCCTTCCGCTACTGGCATCGATCAGCATGACGTTTATCCAGACCAAAACGGCCTTGCGGGAACAAGCTGTTGAAGAGAACAAACGGCTGATCTACCAAGCGTCCACCAATCTCAACAACTATGTGGATAACGTGGCCAGAGCGTCGCTCGCTGTGTATAACGACCCGAACTTTCTGCGTAACTTGGCAAAGATTCCTGGTGATTATCGTGCGGTTGCCGAGGTGTACACCACTTTGCAGACGATCCGCGCGGCTGTGCCAGATGTATTCCAGCTGTATTTGCACTCTTTTGCCGCCAATCAATCCACCTTAATTACCAATCCCTTTCCGAAGCGGGAGGAACGCAAACAGGCCTATTCCGGCTCCCTTCATGGAAAAACAGGCGGTGACAGCCCGGACATCTGGGTGGAATCGGCACATATGAGTCACACGTACGGATTCAAGGCTGCCTCCCCCGATGACCCTGCCAGAACGGTCATTACCCTGCATCGGGTGATCAAGGATATTCCGTCCATCGAGCGCCTGGGTGTACTCGCCATTGATCTGAATATGAATACCATTGCAGCAATCTGTGGCAGGCTGTATGATCCGGCTAAGGAACAAATCTATGTTGTGGATGGTCAGAATCAGATCATTTACCAAGGACGTTCCGAGGTTAATCATACGGATGCACTACGAGAGGAAACGGCTAGTGAACTGAATATCGCGCGATCTAGCGCAGGTACAGCCCAGAATGTCGCAGGGCATTTTGAACAGGATCGTTCCATGTATGTATACCAGCAACTCGGCAGCACGTACGCTGACTGGACCATCGTCAAACAGATCCCAAATGAGACGTTATATGCCAGAGCCACCACACTTACGTGGAATAACGCGATGATTGCCATTGCGGCACTTGTATTAGTCATTGTTGCAACCTTATTCATCTCCATCCGAATCACTGGTCCGCTCAAGCAACTTATGCGATATATGAACCAGATTCAAGCCGGGCGTCTGCATGTGGATATCCATCTATCCAGCCGAGATGAATTTGGGGTGCTCGCTCGTCATTTCCGAGATATGATGGATACGGTAAATAATCTTATTTTGCGGGAATATCGACTCGAAATCGCCAATAAAACAAATCAGCTTAAAGCGTTGCAAGCGCAGATTCATCCGCATTTTCTATATAACACACTACAATCCATAGGTACACTTGCCCTTCAACAGCAAGGACAACGGGCGTATACACTACTCTCTAGCCTGTCCAAAATGCTGCGCTACAGCATGCGGGATCAGACCTGCGTGACCTTACGCGAAGAGGCGGAGCATGCCCGGTTATATCTGGAACTGCAGCAGGAGCGGTTTGGTGACCGTCTTGAGGTGGATTTGGATTTTGCTGAAGATACCCTGTCTGTCGAAATGCCAAGAATGACGTTACAACCTTTAATTGAGAACTATTTCAAACATGGAGCGGATATTCAGCCTGGCAAAGGTCACATATCCCTATCCAGCCGCCGGATCAATGATCATTGGATTGAAATAGAACTGAATAATAACGGCCCCTCCATACCTGAAGATAAATTACTGGAGATCCGGGGATGGCTACATCAAAGTCATACAACAACCGGGTTATCCATCCAAGAATCCGATGAGTCTGAATCCATCGGTCTACGAAATGTAATACGCCGACTTCAATTGAACTCACATCCCGGTCACTCAGCCAGGCTTGAGATCAACAATCGGGAACCTAATGGTGTGAAGATCACGGTTAAACTATACGCGGGAGAGTGA